In Paenibacillus sp. FSL R7-0345, a single window of DNA contains:
- a CDS encoding GNAT family N-acetyltransferase: MNTIVRLDLQDEYTLSELWSLQHKAYRLEAEIIGFNEIPPLLETREMLAAVKEVFYGCLDDNGDLLGAAAVLEETPGKLTVTRMMVNPEHFRQGIAGSLLEFIFRHHSAMEQFIVSTGKLNRPAVTLYTKHGFVPAAVEEVAPGVELIEFYRGGQL; this comes from the coding sequence ATGAATACAATAGTCAGGCTGGATCTGCAGGATGAGTATACCCTGAGCGAGCTCTGGAGTCTTCAGCATAAAGCCTACCGGCTGGAGGCGGAGATCATCGGCTTCAATGAAATCCCTCCGCTGCTGGAGACGAGAGAGATGCTGGCGGCGGTCAAGGAGGTATTCTACGGCTGCCTGGATGACAACGGGGATCTGCTGGGTGCCGCAGCTGTTCTGGAGGAAACGCCGGGCAAGCTGACTGTTACCCGGATGATGGTGAATCCTGAGCATTTCCGCCAAGGTATAGCCGGAAGTCTGCTGGAATTTATTTTCAGGCATCATTCCGCAATGGAACAGTTTATAGTATCTACAGGGAAACTGAATCGCCCTGCTGTGACCCTATATACAAAGCATGGTTTTGTTCCTGCAGCTGTAGAGGAAGTGGCTCCGGGAGTGGAGCTGATTGAATTTTACCGGGGTGGGCAGCTTTGA
- the gatB gene encoding Asp-tRNA(Asn)/Glu-tRNA(Gln) amidotransferase subunit GatB produces the protein MRSFMSKYETVIGLEVHVELHTKSKIFCGCSTEFGAPPNTHTCPVCLGHPGVLPVLNRQAVEYAMKAAMALNCTIGDVSKFDRKNYFYPDSPKAYQISQFDQPIGLNGWIDIEVNGETKRIGITRLHLEEDAGKLTHVDGGFASLVDFNRVGTPLIEIVSEPDLRSPEEARAYLEKIRAIMQYCDVSDVKMEEGSMRCDANISLRPVGQEEFGIRAELKNMNSFRGVLRGLEYEQFRQGEILDDGGVVVQETRRWDEAQGKTLSMRGKEEAHDYRYFPDPDLIVLHIDDAWKESIRSTIPELPDARQARYSEEFGLPVYDAGVLTSSKLLADFFEGSLAYTKDAKAVANWMMGDLLGYLNSNSLELSQVKITPQGLGEMIGLIAGGTISSKIAKTVFKEMLESGKLPAVIVEEKGLVQISDEGAIKQIVEAVVAANPQSVEDYKAGKQKAIGFLVGQVMKESKGKANPGLVNTLLAEVLNG, from the coding sequence ATGAGATCATTTATGTCTAAATACGAAACGGTCATCGGGCTGGAAGTTCATGTGGAGCTTCATACCAAGTCCAAAATTTTCTGCGGCTGCTCGACAGAATTTGGAGCTCCGCCTAATACCCATACCTGCCCGGTCTGCCTGGGACATCCCGGCGTGCTGCCGGTCCTGAACCGCCAGGCGGTGGAATATGCAATGAAAGCGGCTATGGCGCTGAACTGCACGATCGGTGATGTCAGCAAGTTCGACCGCAAGAACTATTTTTACCCCGATTCGCCAAAAGCCTACCAGATCTCGCAATTCGATCAGCCGATCGGGCTGAACGGCTGGATCGATATTGAGGTTAATGGTGAGACCAAACGCATCGGAATTACCCGTCTTCATCTGGAAGAGGACGCCGGTAAGCTGACTCATGTTGACGGCGGTTTTGCTTCACTGGTTGACTTCAACCGCGTAGGTACACCGCTGATCGAGATTGTTTCCGAACCGGATTTGCGCTCCCCTGAAGAGGCCCGCGCCTATCTTGAGAAGATCCGCGCGATTATGCAGTACTGCGATGTCTCCGACGTCAAGATGGAAGAAGGCTCGATGCGCTGCGATGCCAACATCAGTCTGCGCCCTGTAGGCCAGGAAGAGTTCGGCATCCGTGCAGAGCTGAAGAATATGAACTCCTTCCGCGGCGTGCTGCGCGGATTAGAATATGAACAGTTCCGCCAGGGCGAGATTCTGGATGACGGCGGAGTTGTCGTGCAGGAAACCCGCCGCTGGGATGAGGCTCAGGGCAAAACCCTGTCCATGCGCGGCAAAGAAGAAGCTCATGATTACCGCTACTTCCCGGACCCGGATCTGATTGTCCTGCACATTGATGATGCCTGGAAGGAATCCATCCGCTCGACTATTCCGGAATTGCCGGATGCCCGGCAGGCCCGCTACAGTGAAGAGTTCGGACTGCCCGTCTATGATGCCGGCGTGCTTACCTCATCCAAACTGCTGGCTGATTTCTTCGAGGGCAGCCTTGCTTATACTAAGGATGCCAAAGCCGTAGCCAACTGGATGATGGGCGATCTGCTCGGGTATCTGAACAGTAACAGCCTGGAATTATCCCAGGTTAAGATTACCCCGCAGGGGCTGGGCGAGATGATCGGTCTGATTGCCGGAGGCACGATCAGCAGCAAAATTGCCAAAACCGTATTCAAGGAAATGCTGGAAAGCGGCAAGCTCCCTGCAGTTATTGTTGAAGAGAAGGGGCTTGTGCAGATCAGTGACGAAGGCGCGATCAAGCAAATTGTCGAAGCAGTCGTAGCTGCGAATCCGCAGTCTGTAGAGGATTATAAGGCAGGCAAGCAGAAGGCAATCGGCTTCCTTGTCGGACAAGTAATGAAAGAGAGCAAAGGCAAAGCCAATCCGGGCCTTGTAAATACACTTCTGGCTGAAGTATTGAACGGATAG
- the gatA gene encoding Asp-tRNA(Asn)/Glu-tRNA(Gln) amidotransferase subunit GatA — translation MSLFQYRLPELHSMLQGKEISVSELTEQSLAAIAERDSKVHAFLTLDEEGARQSARILDDKLASGAARGLLFGLPAGIKDNIVTKGLRTTCASKFLDNFQPIYDATVVSKLRQADAVTVGKLNMDEFAMGGSNENSAYGAVRNPWNLEHVPGGSSGGSAAAVAAGEVLFALGSDTGGSIRQPASYCGVVGLKPTYGLVSRFGLVAFASSLDQIGPVTRNVEDSAYVLQAIAGYDAQDSTSAKVDVPDYLSALTGDISGLRIAVPKEYIGEGVDAAVREQVMSALKVLEGLGAVWEEVSLPHTEYAVAAYYLLASSEASSNLARFDGVRYGVRADEGGGLLDLYLNSRSRGFGPEVKRRIMLGTYALSSGYYDAYYLKAQKVRTLIKQDFDEVFKKYDVVIGPTAPTAAFKLGSQTEDPLTMYLNDILTIPVNLAGIPAVSIPCGFDGGLPVGLQIIGKEFDESTVLRVAHAFEQNTDYHKERPQL, via the coding sequence TTGAGCCTGTTTCAATATAGATTGCCTGAATTACATAGCATGCTGCAGGGCAAAGAGATTTCCGTCAGCGAACTGACGGAACAATCACTGGCTGCAATTGCAGAACGTGACAGTAAGGTGCATGCATTTTTAACGCTGGATGAGGAGGGGGCACGCCAGTCGGCACGGATTTTGGATGACAAGCTGGCATCCGGGGCGGCGCGCGGACTGTTGTTCGGCCTTCCTGCAGGAATTAAGGATAACATTGTAACCAAAGGACTGCGCACGACCTGTGCCAGTAAGTTCCTGGATAATTTCCAGCCGATTTATGATGCAACCGTTGTCTCTAAGCTGCGTCAGGCTGATGCCGTGACGGTCGGTAAACTGAACATGGACGAGTTCGCCATGGGCGGCTCCAATGAGAACTCCGCTTATGGTGCGGTGCGCAATCCTTGGAATCTTGAGCATGTTCCAGGCGGATCGAGCGGCGGCTCGGCAGCGGCAGTAGCTGCCGGCGAAGTGTTATTCGCACTTGGTTCCGATACCGGCGGCTCCATCCGCCAGCCTGCTTCCTATTGCGGAGTGGTCGGCCTCAAGCCAACCTACGGCCTGGTATCCCGTTTTGGTCTCGTTGCCTTTGCCTCATCGCTTGACCAGATTGGTCCTGTTACCCGCAATGTAGAGGATTCCGCATATGTACTGCAGGCTATTGCAGGCTACGATGCCCAGGATTCCACTTCAGCAAAGGTAGACGTTCCTGATTACCTCAGCGCTTTGACCGGCGACATTTCCGGACTGCGCATTGCCGTGCCGAAGGAATATATCGGCGAAGGTGTAGATGCAGCTGTCCGCGAACAGGTCATGTCGGCCCTCAAAGTGCTTGAAGGTCTTGGCGCTGTATGGGAAGAGGTCTCCCTGCCGCATACCGAATATGCGGTGGCAGCGTACTACCTGCTTGCTTCATCGGAAGCCTCGTCCAACCTGGCCCGTTTTGACGGTGTCCGTTACGGTGTACGCGCCGATGAGGGCGGCGGCCTGCTTGATCTATATCTTAACTCCCGCAGCCGAGGCTTCGGACCGGAAGTGAAACGCCGGATTATGCTGGGCACCTATGCTCTGAGTTCCGGATATTATGATGCTTATTATCTGAAGGCTCAGAAGGTCCGTACCCTGATTAAGCAGGATTTTGACGAAGTATTCAAGAAATACGACGTGGTTATCGGCCCGACGGCGCCGACGGCTGCCTTTAAGCTGGGCTCGCAGACGGAAGATCCGCTGACCATGTATTTGAACGATATACTGACCATTCCGGTCAATCTTGCCGGTATTCCTGCGGTCAGCATTCCTTGCGGCTTTGACGGAGGTCTTCCGGTCGGACTGCAGATCATCGGTAAGGAATTTGACGAGAGCACCGTGCTGCGCGTAGCGCATGCCTTTGAACAGAATACAGACTACCACAAAGAGCGGCCACAGCTGTAA
- the gatC gene encoding Asp-tRNA(Asn)/Glu-tRNA(Gln) amidotransferase subunit GatC: protein MSITVKDVQHVAKLARLQLSPEEEAVFTEQMNAILQYAEKLNELDTENVKPTTHVLQVSNVMRDDVVKESLSQEEALLNAPEDEDGHFKVPAVLE, encoded by the coding sequence ATGAGCATTACTGTCAAAGATGTGCAGCATGTGGCCAAGCTGGCCAGACTGCAATTAAGCCCGGAAGAAGAGGCTGTTTTTACTGAACAAATGAATGCTATCTTACAATATGCTGAGAAGTTGAATGAGCTGGATACAGAGAATGTAAAGCCTACTACGCATGTGCTGCAGGTCAGCAATGTAATGCGCGATGACGTCGTGAAGGAGAGCCTGTCCCAGGAAGAAGCTTTGCTTAATGCGCCTGAAGATGAAGACGGACACTTCAAGGTTCCGGCTGTACTGGAATAA
- a CDS encoding ATPase, with protein sequence MLRLGEKIVIVADAFEQSLPIGDYGYLIAYDRNPDNAFDYVIRVPQANRNFYVTAEDIEAEEQLLEAEAERATHEALIDYALSTHNEKLFHHLMNGDDAEAEEAEAAPKESMSQAEFIKQVNLRAWI encoded by the coding sequence ATGCTGCGGTTGGGAGAGAAGATTGTCATTGTTGCTGACGCGTTTGAACAGAGTCTTCCTATCGGAGACTACGGCTACCTGATTGCCTATGACCGCAATCCTGACAACGCGTTCGATTATGTTATTCGTGTTCCTCAGGCTAACAGGAACTTTTATGTTACTGCAGAGGATATTGAGGCGGAGGAGCAGCTGCTGGAGGCGGAAGCTGAAAGAGCGACCCATGAAGCACTGATCGACTACGCTTTGTCGACGCATAACGAGAAGCTGTTCCATCATCTGATGAACGGCGATGATGCGGAAGCCGAAGAGGCGGAAGCAGCACCTAAAGAGAGCATGTCCCAGGCGGAATTCATCAAACAGGTGAATCTCCGGGCTTGGATTTAA
- a CDS encoding DUF5345 family protein — translation MSNEAENRKLLNKLSAELERLDAQYDDIPAPSLPMMQQFLAAEAIRRRRQGRRELLLFLLAAIFLLSIVLAVFGFAPAVYWVLQAVIPLALLGGLAAAKLRQREEDRRQ, via the coding sequence ATGAGTAATGAGGCAGAGAACCGGAAGCTTCTGAATAAGCTATCCGCTGAGCTGGAACGTCTGGATGCGCAGTATGACGACATCCCGGCACCTTCCTTACCGATGATGCAGCAGTTTTTGGCCGCAGAGGCTATCCGCAGACGCCGCCAGGGCCGCCGGGAGCTGCTGCTGTTTTTATTGGCTGCGATCTTCCTTTTGAGTATTGTTCTGGCCGTTTTTGGTTTCGCGCCTGCAGTTTATTGGGTTCTCCAAGCGGTAATTCCGCTTGCTCTGCTTGGCGGTCTGGCAGCCGCAAAGCTCAGGCAGCGGGAGGAGGACAGAAGGCAATGA
- the sigY gene encoding RNA polymerase sigma factor SigY codes for MKEGTGKLMNEGTLELIRQAQQGDASALAGLLREHYNFLFKYLIKATMDPSLAEDLVQDTMVRAMEKIGNYNGTSAFSSWLITIATRLYIDRKRRWKRESVWLRQERGAAAIRWRFESRNMEWSEVLDALSRLPLPQRLAVLLKHYYGYSYEEIGSIMEIPPGTAKSRVSAGLQQLRKELKEDE; via the coding sequence ATGAAGGAGGGAACAGGGAAGCTGATGAACGAAGGGACGCTGGAGTTAATCAGGCAGGCCCAGCAGGGCGATGCTTCGGCGCTGGCCGGGCTTCTGCGTGAGCATTACAACTTTTTGTTCAAGTATTTAATCAAAGCTACTATGGACCCTTCCCTGGCGGAAGATCTTGTCCAGGACACTATGGTACGGGCCATGGAGAAGATCGGCAATTACAATGGGACTTCGGCTTTTTCCTCATGGCTGATTACGATTGCAACACGGCTGTACATTGACCGTAAACGGCGCTGGAAGCGGGAATCTGTCTGGCTGCGCCAAGAACGGGGAGCGGCGGCCATACGCTGGCGGTTCGAAAGCCGCAATATGGAGTGGAGCGAAGTGCTCGATGCCCTGTCACGGCTGCCGCTGCCCCAGCGTCTTGCTGTACTGCTGAAGCATTACTACGGCTACAGCTATGAAGAGATCGGAAGCATCATGGAGATTCCGCCGGGAACCGCGAAATCGCGTGTATCTGCAGGTCTGCAGCAGCTGAGAAAGGAGCTGAAAGAGGATGAGTAA
- a CDS encoding MBL fold metallo-hydrolase — MLNIRSYNLGPLQTNAYLLTGADPQRGVIIDPGMNPAALVRAIENMEIEAILLTHAHFDHIGGVDEIRKAKNCPVYVHALESEWLVSPKLNGSQMWPDTSPPISTEPAEYDLAEGQILKLLGLTFKVLHTPGHSPGSVSFLCGNDLFSGDVLFKLGVGRTDLPGGRERDLVDSLRGKLYRLDEEVKVYPGHGPRTTIGFERRNNPYVPMQ, encoded by the coding sequence ATGCTGAATATCCGTTCTTATAATCTGGGGCCGCTCCAGACCAATGCCTATCTGCTAACCGGAGCTGATCCGCAGCGGGGTGTCATCATTGACCCCGGTATGAATCCTGCTGCCCTTGTACGCGCCATAGAGAATATGGAGATTGAAGCCATATTGCTGACACACGCCCATTTTGATCATATCGGCGGGGTGGATGAGATCCGCAAAGCCAAAAATTGTCCGGTATACGTCCACGCACTGGAAAGCGAATGGCTGGTCAGTCCCAAGCTGAACGGTTCACAGATGTGGCCGGATACATCGCCTCCGATTAGCACAGAGCCTGCGGAATATGATCTGGCCGAGGGCCAGATTCTGAAGCTGCTCGGGCTAACCTTCAAAGTTCTGCATACACCGGGTCATTCTCCCGGCAGTGTCAGCTTTCTGTGCGGCAATGATCTTTTTTCCGGAGATGTCCTGTTTAAGTTAGGTGTAGGCCGTACGGATCTGCCTGGAGGCCGGGAACGGGATCTGGTTGATTCGCTGCGCGGCAAGCTGTACCGGCTGGACGAAGAAGTGAAGGTATATCCCGGACATGGCCCGCGGACAACCATCGGCTTCGAGCGCCGGAACAATCCGTACGTACCCATGCAGTGA
- a CDS encoding thioredoxin family protein, with protein MKQNVANKFGQGLTPRQFVESMTKNQQAFEAWYEKFVWENEDDREFFESLNHRDDLHVLILAADWCGDVVRNVPVVFRILETAGIRTEVLILEENLDLMDDFLTMGGRSVPVVIFADTGGYVLGQWGPRPEHVQSLMRTFKQENPDREAADYDSKIAEVRKAMGQAYGEGTESHAVIVKELRSLISGF; from the coding sequence ATGAAACAGAATGTAGCCAATAAGTTCGGCCAGGGTCTGACCCCGCGCCAGTTCGTAGAGAGCATGACCAAGAATCAGCAGGCTTTCGAAGCCTGGTATGAGAAGTTTGTCTGGGAAAATGAGGATGACCGCGAATTCTTTGAAAGCCTGAACCACCGCGATGATCTGCATGTGCTGATTCTGGCTGCCGACTGGTGCGGTGATGTTGTGCGCAATGTACCGGTTGTATTCCGGATTCTGGAGACGGCAGGGATCAGAACAGAAGTGCTGATTCTGGAAGAAAACCTGGATCTGATGGATGATTTTCTGACGATGGGCGGAAGATCGGTGCCTGTAGTGATTTTTGCGGATACCGGCGGTTATGTACTGGGACAATGGGGTCCTCGTCCGGAGCATGTGCAGTCACTGATGCGGACGTTTAAGCAGGAGAATCCGGACCGGGAAGCCGCCGATTACGACAGCAAAATTGCAGAAGTGCGCAAGGCCATGGGGCAAGCCTACGGGGAAGGTACGGAATCACACGCAGTCATCGTAAAAGAGCTGCGCAGCCTGATTTCGGGTTTCTAA